From Sphingopyxis sp. USTB-05, the proteins below share one genomic window:
- a CDS encoding TonB-dependent receptor produces the protein MKQGLFIAGSMVALMAAMPAQAQEAAAVEAEGEVIVVTAQKRVEALQDVPISITVVNGEALREQGAGSLVDYAGYVPGMTVISSQPGTSIISLRGIAPVGSAQAVGIYLDDAPVGSSSLYARSATYSLDLMPYDIAGLEILRGPQGTLYGASSIGGLLKYRTVAPSTTDFSVKAGGELFTIDEAGNPGWAAQVMVNAPIIQDKLGITGSFSWRKTPGYVSSVNNPALNDANDVEQRGGRVSLLWNVTEDFTVRLGGIWQTIDANATNAVISTAAGVPLGDGWSYNSFLPEPFRKSIDYYSAVLDYDLGFATLTSVSTYSETSTVSVQDASLVFGIAFPALTGGAVPAGLAPFSVALDLEKFTQEIRLASPSNDRFEWLIGAFYTKEESENHQLVRTFDFSGAPNALDPGAVVSLPSTFKEMAVFANATAYFGDMFALSGGVRYAKNKQNFQQISSGPFIGVANFTGKSDEDVFIYSVSPQFHISKDAMLYARVANGYRPGGPNVVFPGVPPQVKADTLVNYEVGFKGNLGRALSVELAGFYMDWTDIQVVQPFGGVTGQANGPSAVSKGVEGTMTWRPAPGLSLVASASYADAKLTADAPEISGVDGARLPSVPKFTGSVQADYSFAIGGDATGKVGVGVRHSSKLASLPSSSPDNLWSDAYTALDANAAVTFDDHWTVRVYARNLTNERASTQRSYTLDAFGTQAYQTNIPLQPRTIGVALDMAF, from the coding sequence ATGAAACAGGGACTTTTTATCGCAGGAAGCATGGTCGCATTGATGGCGGCGATGCCGGCACAGGCGCAGGAAGCAGCGGCCGTCGAGGCAGAGGGCGAGGTCATCGTCGTCACTGCGCAAAAACGTGTCGAAGCGCTCCAGGACGTTCCGATCTCGATCACCGTCGTCAATGGCGAGGCGCTGCGCGAGCAGGGCGCCGGTTCGCTGGTCGATTATGCCGGTTATGTTCCCGGGATGACGGTGATCAGTTCGCAGCCGGGCACATCGATCATTTCGCTGCGCGGTATCGCGCCGGTCGGATCGGCTCAGGCAGTCGGCATCTATCTTGATGATGCACCGGTAGGATCGAGCAGCCTTTATGCCCGCAGCGCGACCTATTCGCTCGATTTGATGCCGTACGATATCGCGGGGCTGGAAATTCTTCGCGGACCGCAGGGGACGCTGTACGGTGCAAGCTCGATCGGTGGATTGCTGAAGTATCGCACGGTCGCGCCGAGCACGACGGATTTCAGCGTGAAGGCCGGCGGTGAACTCTTCACGATCGACGAGGCCGGCAATCCGGGCTGGGCCGCACAGGTGATGGTCAATGCCCCGATCATTCAGGACAAGCTTGGCATCACCGGCAGCTTCTCGTGGCGCAAAACGCCCGGCTATGTCAGTTCGGTCAACAATCCCGCGCTGAACGACGCGAACGACGTCGAACAGCGAGGCGGCCGAGTGAGCCTGCTCTGGAATGTGACAGAGGATTTCACGGTGCGCCTGGGCGGCATCTGGCAGACGATCGACGCGAATGCGACCAACGCCGTCATCTCGACCGCCGCGGGGGTCCCGCTCGGCGATGGCTGGTCCTACAATTCATTCCTGCCCGAACCCTTCCGCAAGAGCATCGATTATTATTCGGCGGTGCTCGATTATGATCTTGGCTTCGCGACGCTGACATCGGTCAGCACGTATAGCGAGACGAGCACGGTCAGCGTGCAGGATGCGTCGTTGGTCTTCGGGATCGCTTTCCCGGCGCTGACCGGCGGGGCCGTGCCCGCGGGCCTCGCGCCATTCAGCGTCGCGCTCGACCTGGAGAAGTTCACGCAGGAAATCCGTCTGGCCTCGCCCAGCAACGATCGCTTCGAATGGCTGATCGGTGCCTTCTATACGAAGGAAGAGAGCGAGAACCATCAGTTGGTTCGCACATTCGACTTCTCCGGCGCGCCGAACGCGCTTGACCCCGGCGCCGTCGTTTCCCTGCCGTCGACCTTCAAGGAAATGGCGGTATTCGCCAATGCGACCGCCTATTTCGGCGACATGTTCGCCTTGTCCGGGGGCGTCCGTTACGCGAAGAACAAGCAAAACTTCCAGCAGATCAGCAGCGGGCCGTTCATCGGCGTTGCGAATTTCACCGGGAAGTCGGACGAGGATGTGTTCATCTATAGCGTCAGCCCGCAGTTCCACATCAGCAAGGACGCGATGCTCTATGCCCGCGTCGCCAACGGTTATCGTCCCGGCGGTCCGAACGTTGTGTTCCCCGGCGTCCCGCCGCAGGTGAAGGCCGATACGCTGGTCAATTACGAAGTCGGTTTCAAGGGCAATCTGGGCCGCGCGTTGTCGGTCGAACTGGCCGGTTTCTATATGGATTGGACCGACATCCAGGTCGTTCAGCCTTTTGGCGGTGTGACGGGGCAGGCGAATGGTCCGTCCGCTGTCAGCAAGGGCGTCGAAGGCACGATGACCTGGCGCCCGGCGCCGGGGCTGTCACTGGTTGCCAGCGCGTCTTATGCCGATGCCAAGCTGACGGCGGACGCCCCCGAAATCTCCGGCGTCGATGGCGCGCGTCTGCCCAGCGTTCCCAAATTTACCGGATCGGTGCAGGCCGATTACAGCTTTGCGATCGGCGGCGACGCGACGGGCAAGGTCGGTGTGGGCGTACGGCATTCGTCGAAGCTGGCGTCATTGCCATCCAGCAGCCCGGATAATTTGTGGTCGGACGCCTATACGGCGCTCGACGCCAACGCGGCCGTCACTTTCGACGATCATTGGACCGTCCGCGTCTACGCCCGCAACCTGACCAATGAACGGGCGTCGACGCAGCGATCCTATACCCTCGACGCGTTCGGCACGCAGGCTTATCAGACGAACATTCCGCTGCAACCGCGGACGATCGGCGTCGCGCTCGACATGGCCTTTTGA
- a CDS encoding dipeptidase: protein MTASFPMTRRAALAGAIGTALSAPMIARGSYAFAAAPGKSYSRRAVDLVASSLVIDMLAPLKITLDENYVAHRLTDAEAAEFRASGITGFHNAYGLGGPDAKAQAMEFLAGWQGFAGRNSHVFTLVDTVADLDRAKADKKCAVIMGIQNAEHFERIADVALFRRLGLRCAQLTYNSQNRIGSGSTERVDGGVSDYGAAIIAEMEKQRMLVDVSHCGDKTTLDAIEIAKGPIAITHSNARALVDHPRVKTDAAIKALAAKGGVMGITGVRMFVRTTDPTNVGHMADHIDHVAKLVGIDHVGIGSDADLHGYDDMKPDEYAALKGSYKGSYAFRDKIDIDGFDHPLKTFDLTEELIRRGYSNENIRAVLGGNFRRLLAQVWG from the coding sequence ATGACGGCGTCATTCCCGATGACGCGCCGTGCCGCACTGGCGGGCGCGATCGGTACCGCATTGTCCGCGCCGATGATCGCCAGGGGCAGCTATGCCTTTGCTGCGGCTCCGGGAAAAAGCTATTCGCGCCGCGCCGTCGATCTGGTCGCTTCGTCCCTCGTCATCGACATGCTCGCGCCGCTCAAGATCACATTGGACGAGAATTATGTCGCGCACCGGCTGACTGACGCCGAAGCGGCCGAGTTCCGTGCGAGCGGCATCACCGGCTTTCACAACGCCTACGGCCTTGGCGGTCCGGACGCGAAGGCGCAGGCGATGGAGTTCCTCGCGGGCTGGCAGGGCTTTGCCGGGCGCAATAGCCATGTCTTCACTCTCGTCGACACCGTCGCCGACCTCGATCGCGCCAAGGCCGACAAGAAATGCGCAGTCATCATGGGCATCCAGAATGCTGAACATTTCGAGCGGATCGCCGACGTCGCGCTGTTCCGCCGCCTGGGCCTGCGCTGCGCGCAGCTTACCTATAACAGCCAGAACCGCATCGGATCGGGTAGCACCGAACGCGTCGATGGCGGCGTCAGCGACTATGGCGCGGCGATCATCGCCGAAATGGAAAAACAACGCATGCTCGTCGACGTCTCGCACTGCGGCGACAAGACGACGCTTGATGCGATCGAAATAGCGAAGGGGCCGATCGCGATCACCCACAGCAACGCCCGCGCGCTGGTCGATCATCCGCGCGTCAAGACCGACGCCGCGATCAAGGCTCTCGCGGCGAAGGGTGGAGTGATGGGGATCACCGGGGTGCGGATGTTCGTGCGCACGACCGACCCGACCAATGTCGGGCATATGGCCGACCATATCGACCATGTCGCGAAGCTTGTCGGTATCGACCATGTCGGCATCGGATCCGACGCCGACCTGCACGGCTATGACGATATGAAGCCCGACGAATATGCCGCGCTCAAGGGTAGCTACAAGGGCAGCTATGCCTTTCGCGACAAGATCGACATCGACGGTTTCGACCATCCGCTCAAAACTTTCGACCTGACCGAAGAGCTAATCCGCCGCGGTTATTCCAACGAAAACATCCGGGCCGTGCTCGGTGGCAATTTCCGCCGCCTGCTGGCCCAAGTCTGGGGATAA
- a CDS encoding dipeptide epimerase, with the protein MATQSIRELTLDLRVERFPYHQPFRISGHVFTETALLVAELSDGTHVGRGEGAGVYYLGDDIEHMLAEATRVRDAIERGATRDDLQHILPPGGARNALDCAFWDLEAKQSGRPVWELAGLSPPRALRSTLTLGADRAETMAKAALAIDPEAPVKVKLTGDLADDIARVVAIRTARPHAWIGVDANQGYDIETLAELLPVLVSMRVAQLEQPLKRGREADLDGLKRPLPFVADESALSLADTTSLVGRFDVVNIKLDKCGGLTEGLAIARQAKKLGLDVMVGNMMGTSLSMAPSYLVGQLCDIVDLDGPTFLARDRDPGVSYRDGMIHCPAEIWG; encoded by the coding sequence AACGCTCGACCTTCGGGTCGAGCGTTTTCCCTATCACCAGCCCTTCCGCATTTCGGGGCATGTCTTCACCGAAACCGCGCTGCTGGTCGCCGAACTTTCGGACGGCACGCATGTCGGGCGCGGTGAGGGGGCGGGGGTTTATTATCTCGGCGATGATATCGAGCATATGCTGGCCGAGGCGACACGCGTCCGCGATGCGATCGAGCGCGGCGCGACGCGCGACGACCTGCAACATATTCTTCCGCCGGGCGGCGCGCGTAATGCGCTCGATTGCGCATTCTGGGATCTCGAGGCCAAGCAGTCGGGGCGCCCTGTCTGGGAGCTTGCCGGGCTGAGCCCGCCGAGAGCGCTGCGTTCGACGCTGACTCTCGGTGCCGATCGCGCGGAGACGATGGCTAAGGCCGCGCTTGCGATCGATCCGGAGGCACCGGTCAAGGTCAAGCTTACCGGCGACCTGGCCGACGATATCGCGCGTGTCGTCGCGATCCGCACCGCGCGGCCACACGCGTGGATCGGGGTCGATGCCAATCAGGGCTATGATATCGAAACGCTCGCCGAATTGCTCCCAGTACTCGTCTCGATGCGCGTCGCACAGCTTGAACAGCCGCTGAAACGCGGGCGCGAGGCCGATCTTGACGGCCTCAAGCGCCCGCTGCCGTTCGTCGCCGACGAAAGCGCGCTGTCGCTCGCCGACACAACCTCGCTTGTCGGGCGGTTCGATGTCGTGAACATCAAGCTCGATAAATGCGGGGGATTGACCGAAGGCCTGGCGATCGCACGGCAGGCGAAGAAGCTGGGCCTCGACGTCATGGTCGGCAATATGATGGGCACCAGCCTGTCGATGGCGCCATCCTATCTGGTGGGCCAGCTTTGCGACATCGTCGATCTCGACGGGCCGACCTTCCTAGCGCGCGATCGCGATCCGGGTGTCAGCTATCGCGATGGAATGATCCATTGCCCCGCCGAAATTTGGGGATGA
- a CDS encoding serine hydrolase yields the protein MKRLLALSLMLSVAAPAWAEPPADIGESVEALRKKVGAAGVSIAIVEDGKTTLSRGWGVRKIGERAPVDGQTIFQTGSTGKAMTAAALAILVDEGKIAWDDPVIKHMPWFRMYDAWVTREITIRDLLVHRSGLGLGQGDLMFVPRTHLTRKQTAERVAFLKPQTSFRSAYAYDNILYAVAGQLIEEVTGQTWEDFIRARVLRAGGMKNATSDSEDRFRIPNRSWPHARLSGPLRGLGPQAALNERDELGRNGAPAGGLALSADDMAAWLKIQLAHGALPDGKRLFSEKQAAEMWAPVTPMPISPLPDQLKPAQPTQQAYALGWQVQDYRGHRIIQHGGGVFGSITRVVMIPDKNVGFAIMMNSEDSGMLLGLTYDLLDHYLDQPDYGWIAKWEDWYQSRLAGGVEYLKQAKASPAQSGPSLELARYAGRYRDPWYGDIVIGQASTGLTIDFTSTPRMAGRLKHWQYDSFVTDFDDPAIEPAYVTFALDAEGKITGVTLKAVSKIADFSWDYHDLDLKPVEDKK from the coding sequence ATGAAACGCCTGCTTGCCCTGTCGCTGATGTTGTCGGTCGCCGCGCCCGCATGGGCCGAACCGCCCGCCGATATCGGCGAAAGCGTCGAGGCGCTGCGCAAGAAAGTCGGCGCGGCGGGCGTGTCGATCGCGATCGTCGAGGATGGCAAGACGACGCTGTCGCGCGGCTGGGGTGTCCGCAAGATCGGCGAACGTGCGCCGGTCGATGGACAGACGATCTTTCAGACCGGATCGACCGGCAAGGCGATGACCGCCGCGGCGCTCGCGATCCTCGTCGATGAAGGCAAGATCGCGTGGGACGATCCCGTCATCAAGCATATGCCGTGGTTCCGCATGTATGACGCGTGGGTCACGCGCGAGATCACGATCCGCGACCTGCTCGTCCACCGCAGTGGGCTGGGGCTCGGGCAGGGCGACCTGATGTTCGTGCCGCGCACGCACCTTACGCGCAAGCAGACCGCCGAACGCGTCGCGTTTCTGAAACCCCAGACGAGTTTTCGCTCGGCCTATGCCTATGACAATATCCTCTATGCCGTCGCCGGCCAGTTGATCGAGGAAGTCACAGGGCAGACCTGGGAAGACTTCATCCGCGCGCGCGTCCTGCGTGCGGGGGGCATGAAGAATGCGACGAGCGACAGCGAAGACCGTTTCCGCATTCCCAATCGGTCGTGGCCGCATGCGCGGCTGTCGGGCCCCCTGCGCGGCCTCGGCCCGCAGGCGGCGCTCAACGAGCGCGACGAACTTGGCCGCAACGGTGCGCCTGCGGGCGGCCTTGCCCTCAGCGCCGACGACATGGCGGCGTGGCTCAAGATCCAGCTTGCGCACGGCGCGCTGCCGGACGGAAAACGCCTGTTCAGCGAGAAGCAGGCGGCTGAAATGTGGGCGCCCGTCACCCCGATGCCGATTTCGCCGCTTCCCGATCAGCTCAAGCCCGCGCAACCGACGCAGCAGGCCTATGCGCTCGGCTGGCAGGTGCAGGATTATCGCGGCCACCGCATCATTCAGCATGGCGGCGGGGTCTTCGGTTCGATCACGCGCGTCGTGATGATCCCGGACAAGAATGTCGGCTTCGCAATCATGATGAACAGCGAGGACAGCGGCATGCTGCTCGGCCTCACCTACGACCTGCTCGACCATTATCTCGATCAGCCCGACTATGGCTGGATCGCGAAATGGGAGGATTGGTATCAGTCGCGGCTCGCAGGCGGCGTCGAGTATCTGAAGCAGGCAAAGGCGTCGCCGGCGCAGAGCGGTCCCTCGCTTGAGTTGGCGCGCTATGCGGGCCGCTACCGCGATCCCTGGTATGGTGACATCGTGATCGGGCAGGCATCGACCGGCCTGACGATCGATTTCACCTCGACCCCGCGGATGGCGGGGCGGCTCAAGCATTGGCAGTATGACAGCTTCGTCACCGATTTCGACGATCCGGCGATCGAGCCCGCCTATGTAACCTTCGCGCTCGATGCCGAGGGCAAGATCACCGGCGTGACGCTGAAGGCGGTAAGCAAGATCGCCGACTTCAGCTGGGACTATCACGATCTCGACCTGAAGCCTGTGGAGGACAAGAAGTGA
- a CDS encoding DUF1611 domain-containing protein, with protein MNVPIGRLEGSLTLPQPYLLFLGDTTNAAYAKTAFGLADWAGDRCTGEWAIDGCTVSTGLPRLSPAEARAAGARSLVIGVANQGGIIGAAWVAVLVEAMEVGLDIVSGLHTKLTSVPALVEAAARTGQRLIDIRTPPPAIPVGTGRKRTGKRLLTVGTDCALGKKYTALALHRAFVARGVDADFRATGQTGIMIAGGGMPMDAVVSDFEAGAAEMLSPDAPDTHWDVIEGQGSIFNPAYAPVSLGLLHGSQPDVFVVCHDPTRSVILGMESFALPSVEEVIDMTIRLGSRTNPAIRCGGVSFNTSSYDADAAEALMADERQRLGLPVADPIRGGAAFDALVESILA; from the coding sequence ATGAACGTGCCTATCGGCAGGCTGGAGGGCAGCCTGACCCTGCCGCAGCCCTATCTGCTGTTCCTCGGCGACACAACGAATGCGGCCTATGCCAAGACCGCCTTTGGCCTTGCCGACTGGGCGGGCGATCGCTGCACGGGCGAATGGGCGATCGACGGCTGTACCGTTTCGACCGGCCTGCCGCGCCTGTCGCCCGCCGAAGCGCGGGCAGCGGGCGCTCGCTCGCTGGTGATCGGTGTCGCCAATCAGGGCGGCATCATCGGCGCGGCGTGGGTCGCGGTGCTCGTCGAGGCGATGGAGGTGGGGCTCGACATCGTCAGCGGGCTCCACACCAAGCTGACGAGCGTTCCCGCGCTTGTCGAGGCGGCTGCGCGCACAGGGCAGCGCCTTATCGACATCCGTACTCCGCCGCCCGCGATCCCGGTAGGAACGGGGCGCAAACGCACTGGTAAGCGGTTGCTCACCGTCGGAACCGATTGCGCGCTCGGCAAGAAATATACCGCGCTTGCATTGCACCGGGCCTTCGTCGCGCGCGGCGTCGATGCCGATTTTCGCGCGACCGGCCAGACGGGCATAATGATCGCGGGCGGCGGTATGCCGATGGACGCGGTGGTTTCGGATTTCGAGGCAGGGGCGGCCGAGATGCTCAGCCCCGATGCGCCGGACACGCACTGGGATGTGATCGAGGGGCAGGGGTCGATCTTCAACCCCGCCTATGCGCCCGTGTCGCTCGGCCTGCTTCACGGCAGCCAGCCCGACGTGTTCGTCGTCTGTCACGACCCGACGCGTAGCGTGATCCTGGGCATGGAAAGCTTTGCCCTGCCTTCGGTGGAGGAGGTAATCGACATGACGATCCGCCTTGGCAGCCGAACCAATCCCGCGATCCGTTGCGGCGGCGTCAGCTTTAATACGTCAAGCTATGACGCCGACGCGGCCGAAGCGCTGATGGCGGACGAACGGCAGCGGCTGGGACTTCCCGTCGCCGATCCGATCCGCGGTGGCGCGGCGTTCGATGCGCTCGTCGAAAGCATTCTCGCGTGA
- a CDS encoding sigma-54 dependent transcriptional regulator produces the protein MSFFTDEQAIFFVDDDAALREANVQTLDLAGLAVEAFPDAQSVLPRIGAGFPGIVVTDIRMPGMDGLELRAAIHAIDPDIPVILITGHADVAMAVRALHDGAFDFLAKPFAADHLVGVARRALAHRALILDNRRLTAAAAAIDSPLIGESPAMMRLRETIAQLAQADIDVLVEGETGTGKELVAHMLHRQSRRSGASLVAVNCAALPQELAEAELFGSDLIDRSSGKLGQAGRIRSAHRGTLFLDEIDTMHPAVQAKLLRVIEEREVQPIGASAPEPVDLRVVAATKTDLMDAVRGGDFREDLYYRLHVVKLRIPPLRERRSDIPQTFAFFLDEAAAKMGMTGFQIDDGIRRHLVEHDWPGNVRELKNFAYSVVLDLPSDPGLSAMPADAPLAERVRRFEATIIHDTMAQTRGNIAETMARLGLPRKTLYDKMQKLGIDPKSFRA, from the coding sequence ATGAGCTTTTTTACCGACGAGCAGGCGATCTTCTTCGTCGACGACGATGCGGCGCTGCGCGAAGCGAATGTTCAGACGCTCGATCTGGCGGGGCTTGCCGTCGAGGCCTTTCCCGACGCGCAGAGCGTCTTACCGCGTATCGGGGCTGGCTTTCCCGGTATTGTCGTCACCGACATCCGCATGCCGGGGATGGACGGGCTCGAACTGCGCGCTGCGATCCATGCGATCGATCCCGACATCCCCGTCATCCTGATCACCGGCCACGCTGATGTCGCGATGGCGGTGCGCGCGCTGCACGACGGCGCGTTCGATTTCCTTGCCAAGCCCTTTGCCGCCGATCATCTCGTTGGCGTCGCGCGGCGGGCGTTGGCGCACCGCGCGCTGATCCTCGACAACCGGCGACTGACCGCGGCGGCGGCAGCAATCGACAGTCCGTTGATCGGCGAGAGCCCGGCGATGATGCGGCTGCGCGAGACGATCGCACAGCTCGCGCAGGCCGATATCGACGTGCTCGTCGAGGGGGAGACGGGGACGGGCAAGGAACTCGTCGCGCACATGCTCCATCGCCAGAGCCGGCGGAGCGGGGCATCCCTGGTCGCGGTGAATTGCGCCGCCTTGCCGCAGGAACTGGCCGAGGCCGAGCTGTTCGGCAGCGACCTGATCGACCGGAGCAGCGGCAAGCTCGGTCAGGCGGGACGAATCCGGAGCGCGCACCGCGGCACGCTGTTCCTCGATGAGATCGATACGATGCACCCGGCGGTGCAGGCAAAATTGCTGCGCGTAATCGAGGAGCGCGAGGTGCAGCCGATCGGCGCCAGCGCGCCCGAGCCCGTCGATCTGCGCGTCGTCGCGGCGACCAAGACCGACCTTATGGATGCGGTGCGCGGCGGCGATTTCCGCGAGGATCTCTATTATCGGCTGCACGTCGTCAAACTGCGCATTCCGCCGTTGCGCGAACGCCGCTCGGATATTCCGCAAACCTTCGCCTTCTTCCTCGACGAAGCCGCGGCGAAGATGGGCATGACCGGGTTCCAGATCGACGACGGCATCCGCCGTCACCTCGTCGAGCACGACTGGCCCGGCAATGTCCGCGAGCTCAAGAATTTCGCCTATAGCGTCGTGCTCGATCTGCCGTCGGACCCCGGCCTGTCGGCAATGCCGGCCGACGCACCGCTTGCCGAGCGCGTGCGCCGGTTCGAGGCGACGATCATTCACGACACGATGGCGCAGACGCGCGGCAATATCGCCGAGACGATGGCGCGGCTGGGTCTTCCGCGAAAGACGCTCTACGACAAGATGCAGAAGCTGGGGATCGACCCCAAGAGCTTCCGCGCCTAA
- a CDS encoding dipeptidase: MKRFAILLTATALTACSPGGDKPKAAEAPLHSRMLVLDTHLDTPLHFERAGWSFADRHALADDMAQLDIPRMKDGNLDGGFFAIYTDQGPLTPKGYADALAFARKRSDLIDKTIAANSAVIAPALTADDALRLNKEGKLIAFKSMENSYPLGEDLSLLQEFYNKGLRLAGPVHSKDNQFADSATGEGRWKGLSPLGKQWVVEMNRLGIVIDASHSSDAAFDQILALSKYPILLSHSSLRSAFDHPRNLDEGRLKALAAKGGAMCISTIFMSPMNMSPARAELFGKYEHIGQITPAEQADLNRKWRELDKTEKLWAADFDAYMKMVLRAIEVGGVDHICFGADWDGGGGLPGIEDISALPKVTERLKAAGYSDADIEKMWSGNILRVLAAQGKPAAR, from the coding sequence GTGAAGCGTTTCGCCATCCTGCTGACCGCGACCGCGCTCACCGCCTGTTCGCCGGGCGGAGACAAGCCCAAAGCGGCCGAAGCGCCGCTGCACAGCCGGATGCTCGTGCTCGACACGCATCTTGACACGCCGCTTCATTTCGAGCGCGCGGGCTGGAGTTTTGCCGACCGCCACGCGCTTGCCGACGACATGGCGCAACTCGACATTCCGCGGATGAAGGACGGCAATCTCGATGGTGGCTTCTTTGCCATCTATACCGATCAGGGGCCGCTGACGCCGAAGGGCTATGCGGATGCACTGGCGTTCGCGCGCAAGCGGTCAGACCTGATCGACAAGACGATCGCCGCTAATTCGGCCGTGATCGCGCCCGCTTTGACCGCGGACGACGCGCTGCGGCTGAACAAGGAAGGCAAGCTGATCGCCTTCAAGTCGATGGAGAACAGCTATCCGCTCGGCGAAGACCTGTCGCTGCTGCAGGAGTTCTACAACAAGGGACTCCGTCTTGCCGGTCCCGTGCATTCGAAGGACAATCAGTTCGCCGATAGCGCAACGGGCGAGGGGCGCTGGAAGGGGCTGAGCCCGCTCGGCAAGCAATGGGTCGTCGAGATGAACCGCCTTGGCATCGTCATTGATGCGAGCCATTCGTCGGACGCCGCATTCGATCAGATATTGGCGTTGTCGAAATATCCGATCCTGCTGTCGCACTCCAGCCTGCGCTCGGCTTTCGACCATCCGCGCAACCTCGACGAGGGGCGCTTGAAAGCCCTCGCCGCGAAGGGCGGGGCGATGTGCATCTCGACGATCTTCATGTCGCCGATGAACATGTCGCCCGCGCGCGCCGAATTGTTCGGAAAATATGAGCATATCGGCCAGATTACGCCCGCCGAGCAAGCCGATCTCAATCGCAAGTGGCGCGAACTCGATAAGACCGAGAAGCTGTGGGCAGCCGATTTCGACGCCTATATGAAGATGGTGCTGCGCGCGATCGAGGTCGGCGGCGTCGACCATATCTGCTTCGGTGCGGACTGGGACGGCGGCGGCGGTCTGCCGGGCATCGAGGATATTTCAGCGTTGCCCAAGGTCACCGAACGGCTGAAGGCCGCGGGTTATTCGGATGCCGACATCGAAAAGATGTGGAGCGGAAATATCCTGCGCGTGCTCGCGGCGCAGGGGAAACCGGCGGCGCGTTAG